From the genome of Aricia agestis chromosome 9, ilAriAges1.1, whole genome shotgun sequence, one region includes:
- the LOC121730781 gene encoding trafficking protein particle complex subunit 8: MTKTAQEFIQSSFSPLIATLCSPKVESIVSKNNLTLVELLQPFTLLEWEGQFREPGGTICMVKNVKLVIRDVNWKPLQPTEARRQLNNAVLHNYDEKTVKINIDGTKLEIPAATPWFEAWKEAYFDVQFPSDHEFTKHFLSCIIVGTTQDENLIDTYNALNQQYAQLQNVAPPKLPKWFNNSVLKTYLLLNDASAVSKDKADQAFETLKQSFGAGNCYMLTINSKTSSDSKLPIDYWIKFIKRPIDLTHENVSSSAANPSTTPHESQANVQVNMPEEAIVHVTQDNTHPLTTAENDVYDNGNSLQTYSFSGSSESVNVVGKQMELNEVHGAALNTADIEAIKKFLVDYTSQALVPYVEKLIGQLNEVVANKKGVSRSLLSATKRWFTTGKAGSTTVNNAVIYSSDCPELQLRRLGDLWFLFGQWQRAYDAYHTAKREFYADSAWLCYAGALEMAAISAFLCGESNRKTLAYMEESITTYLNTCRMVQYAVRATLLSVPCLVSAGLHGEAAKQLIRMTSEDSDLRSAMLLEQAALCFLKGPSNKIMTRKYAFHIVLAGHRFSKAGQKKHAYRCYEQAYQVYRDSGWRLSSDHVQFALGRLAGALRRPAAAARWLAAPLAPAPRQPAAQQDAFLREFMMAHQQWVDSSSEFKVVLPWLPVPRVEAGAVVCAGPAPLSSPGRAPAASLALPPAPDTHHPVWPRLEEILLQVARGAAPMIFKPTTDLYTPNTDISPVTCQGEPIQISITLHNPLKVGLHLKDLELLWTFSPDSEDGETYTPEQLQNESALASGTLVDKYAIHGQKLKSVLLEGETAQNLIFTLTPLKTGQLSIQGLALKLLNAGETKEAGKGVAILGKLNLQSTGSDSDKLFQITVIPQAPCLQMTFTEIDSDVISGEIKTVDVEFSNATSVEMRNLHLAVSHPDCMSVLTPDTERDGFGPLYNDKYRAPPDYPDERAARAAARARAAARAAVRVSNGRARLLLRPRARAMYLLAYYETGLARRPYRLIRHVFRFEPTEVVKIYVTPRRGLSTLEDGVLENMRLAVEVKNVSNEKVENITLEVLEASLLSRQWKLVDFTSATEQDNCLRSRERIHFVLKGVRILDELPEDRIDHSSIKMSKRQESAADVDAPPYCKFVTDAMTSVTDPVESLMQEADTSGLIRSMIVLRWRAQNDRTGRVAVGQHCLWLDCFTKAVSRDRKQTLANLAVEPPSLDLLESKTEKGKNEKNNVVVFKLDHSDTVAHNFNKHRICMVPVVIDVVNCYGVSVTVFIDLYKQHREHGGLGWAGALNCGLDADSKQVGVKVTLEKFESRSLQVRALCAAPGTYQVGSSFAVTTTTGPDTKGITHFVNNTSLLIVKQVV, from the exons atggaACTAAATTAGAAATTCCTGCAGCTACTCCATGGTTTGAAGCTTGGAAGGAGGCATATTTTGATGTTCAATTTCCATCAGATCATGAGTTCACCAAACACTTCTTGTCATGCATTATAGTGGGAACTACTCAAGATGAAAACTTAATTGACACCTATAATGCACTCAATCAGCAGTATGCGCAACTTCAGAATGTTGCACCACCTAAGCTACCCAAGTGGTTTAACAACTCAGTACTGAAAacatacttacttttaaatgaTGCTTCTGCTGTTTCCAAAGacaa AGCTGATCAAGCATTTGAAACATTAAAACAAAGCTTTGGTGCTGGCAATTGTTATATGTTGACAATTAATTCTAAAACTTCTAGTGATTCTAAATTACCAATTGATTATTGGATAAAATTTATAAAGAGGCCTATTGATCTAACG CATGAAAATGTGTCTAGTTCTGCAGCAAATCCATCTACTACACCACATGAGTCTCAAGCAAATGTTCAAGTCAATATGCcag AGGAAGCAATAGTCCATGTTACTCAAGACAACACTCATCCTCTTACAACAGCTGAAAATGATGTTTATGATAATGGCAACAGTCTGCag ACTTACTCCTTCTCAGGCAGTTCTGAAAGTGTGAATGTTGTGGGCAAACAGATGGAACTTAACGAAGTACACGGCGCGGCATTGAATACGGCCGACATAGAAGCAATAAAAAAGTTCTTAGTAGACTATACCTCACAAGCTTTAGTTCCATATGTTGAGAAACTAATTGGACAATTAAATGAAGTT GTTGCTAACAAAAAGGGTGTAAGTAGATCACTTCTGTCTGCTACAAAGAGATGGTTTACGACGGGCAAAGCTGGCTCCACTACTGTCAACAATGCAGTAAT ATACTCCAGCGACTGTCCCGAACTGCAACTACGTCGTTTAGGTGATCTATGGTTTCTGTTCGGGCAATGGCAGCGCGCATACGACGCCTATCATACCGCCAAGAGGGAGTTCTATGCCGATAGCGCTTGGCTGTGCTACGCCGGCGCGCTAGAGATGGCCGCGATTAGCGCCTTCCTATGCGGGGAATCGAACCGCAAAACCCTCGCTTACATGGAGGAAAGTATCACCACATACTTAAATACATGCAG GATGGTTCAGTATGCAGTGCGAGCTACGTTGCTGTCGGTGCCATGTTTAGTCAGCGCCGGCCTGCACGGGGAGGCGGCGAAACAGCTCATCAGGATGACGTCCGAAGACAGCGACCTCCGCAGCGCCATGCTGCTCGAGCAGGCGGCCCTGTGCTTCCTCAAGGGCCCGAGCAATAAAATTATGACCAGAAAATATGCATTTCATATTGTACTCGCCGGTCATCGGTTCTCTAAAGCCGGGCAGAAAAAACATGCGTATCGGTGCTACGAACAGGCGTATCAG GTGTACCGCGACAGCGGGTGGCGATTGTCGAGCGACCACGTGCAGTTCGCGCTGGGGCGGCTGGCGGGCGCGCTGCGgcggccggcggcggcggcgcgctggCTGGCCGCGCCCCTCGCGCCCGCCCCCCGCCAGCCCGCCGCCCAGCAGGACGCCTTCCTCAGGGAGTTCATGATGGCTCATCAG CAATGGGTAGACAGCAGCTCGGAGTTCAAGGTGGTTCTGCCGTGGCTGCCGGTGCCGCGCGTGGAGGCTGGCGCGGTGGTGTGCGCGGGCCCGGCGCCGCTGTCCTCCCCGGGCCGCGCGCCCGCCGCCTCCCTCGCCCTGCCCCCCGCGCCCGACACGCACCACCCCGTCTGGCCCCGCCTCGAGGAGATCCTGCTGCAGGTCGCCCGCGGCGCCGCCCCCATGATATTCAAACCGACCACCGACTTGTATACCCCCAACACCGATATCAGCCCCGTCACGTGTCAAGGAG AGCCGATTCAAATTTCTATCACTCTACACAATCCTCTGAAGGTTGGTCTGCATTTGAAGGACCTAGAGCTCCTGTGGACGTTTAGCCCCGACTCAGAAGACGGCGAGACGTACACGCCGGAACAGTTGCAGAACGAGAGCGCACTAGCGTCGGGCACGCTGGTCGATAAATACGCGATTCACGGACAGAAACTCAAGTCTGTACTATTGGAGGGCGAAACTGCGCAGAACTTGATATTCACATTGACTCCACTGAAGACTGGGCAGCTTTCTATACAGGGACTAGCTTTAAA GTTGCTAAATGCTGGAGAAACAAAGGAAGCCGGCAAAGGGGTTGCGATTCTCGGGAAACTTAACTTACAGAGCACCGGAAGCGACTCGGATAAATTGTTTCAAATAACAGTTATTCCGCAAGCGCCATGTTTGCAG ATGACCTTCACAGAAATCGATAGTGACGTGATCAGCGGCGAGATTAAGACGGTAGACGTGGAGTTCAGTAACGCGACGTCGGTGGAGATGAGGAACTTGCACCTGGCCGTGTCGCACCCGGACTGCATGAGCGTGCTCACACCCGACACCGAGAGAGACGGCTTCGGGCCGCTGTACAATGATAAGTACCGCGCGCCGCCCGACTACCCag ACGAGCGAGCAgcgcgcgcggcggcgcgggctcgtgcggcggcgcgcgcggccgTGCGGGTATCGAACGGGCGCGCGCGCCTGCTGCTGCGGCCCCGTGCGCGCGCTATGTATCTGCTCGCGTACTACGAGACAGGCCTGGCGCGCCGACCCTACCGCCTCATCAGACACGTCTTCCGCTTCGAGCCCACT GAGGTCGTAAAAATATATGTCACGCCGAGGAGAGGTTTGAGTACTCTGGAGGATGGAGTCCTAGAAAATATGAGGTTAGCCGTCGAAGTTAAAAACGTAAGCAACGAAAAAGTCGAAAATATAACCCTAGAAGTTCTAGAGGCGTCGCTGTTGAGCAGGCAGTGGAAACTCGTCGACTTCACATCGGCCACCGAACAGGATAACTGTCTGAGGTCGCGCGAACGCATCCACTTCGTACTGAAAGGAGTGAGAATATTAGACGAGCTGCCGGAAGACAGGATCGATCACTCCTCAATAAAGATGTCGAAACGCCAGGAGAGCGCCGCCGACGTGGACGCGCCGCCGTACTGTAAGTTCGTCACCGACGCGATGACCTCCGTGACCGACCCAGTGGAGTCGCTCATGCAGGAGGCGGACACGTCCGGCCTCATCAGATCCATGATCGTCCTACGGTGGCGGGCACAGAACGACAGGACCGGCCGAGTCGCCGTCGGCCAGCACTGCCTGTGGTTGGACTGCTTCACTAAGGCCGTGTCCCGCGACAGGAAGCAAACTCTCGCGAACCTCGCGGTGGAACCCCCCAGCCTCGATCTGTTGGAAAGCAAAACCGAGAAggggaaaaatgaaaaaaataacgtGGTGGTTTTTAAACTCGATCACTCCGACACCGTCGCCCATAATTTTAATAAGCACAGAATCTGTATGGTACCAGTCGTTATTGATGTCGTAAACTGCTATGGAGTATCGGTTACCGTATTCATTGATTTATACAAGCAACACAG AGAACACGGAGGCTTAGGATGGGCGGGCGCACTCAATTGCGGCTTAGACGCAGACTCTAAGCAAGTCGGTGTAAAAGTAACTTTGGAAAAGTTTGAGTCACGAAGCTTACAg GTACGCGCTTTGTGTGCGGCTCCCGGCACGTACCAGGTGGGGTCGTCGTTCGCCGTCACCACTACAACAGGGCCCGACACCAAGGGAATAACACACTTTGTCAACAACACGTCCTTGCTTATTGTTAAACAAGTTGTATAA
- the LOC121730782 gene encoding casein kinase II subunit alpha isoform X2, with translation MAVPSRARVYADVNSQKPREYWDYESYVVDWGNQEDYQLVRKLGRGKYSEVFEAINITNNEKCVVKILKPVKKKKIKREIKILENLRGGTNIITLQAVVKDPVSRTPALIFEHVNNTDFKQLYQTLSDYDIRYYLYELLKALDYCHSMGIMHRDVKPHNVMIDHDNRKLRLIDWGLAEFYHPGQEYNVRVASRYFKGPELLVDYQMYDYSLDMWSLGCMLASMIFRKEPFFHGHDNYDQLVRIAKVLGTEELFEYLDKYHIELDPRFNDILGRHSRKRWERFVHSENQHLVSPEALDFLDRLLRYDHYERYTAREAMDHPYFYPIVKEQGRMVSSNAPSPNALQGPIIAAE, from the exons ATGGCAGTGCCTAGTAGAGCGCGGGTGTATGCCGATGTAAACTCACAAAAACCCAGAGAGTACTGGGATTACGAGAGCTATGTCGTCGATTGGGGTAATCAAGAGGACTATCAGTTAGTACGCAAGCTGGGGCGCGGTAAATACAGTGAAGTATTCGAAGCAATAAATATCACAAATAATGAGAAGTgtgtagtaaaaatattaaag CCTGtgaaaaagaagaagataaaaagagaaataaaaatattagaaaacttGAGAGGAGgcacaaatattataacattgcAAGCTGTGGTAAAGGACCCTGTGTCACGTACACCAGCTCTGATCTTTGAACATGTCAACAACACTGACTTTAAGCAGCTGTATCAGACTTTGTCAGACTATGATATAAG ATACTACTTGTATGAACTCCTTAAGGCTTTAGATTATTGTCACAGTATGGGTATAATGCACCGGGATGTTAAGCCTCATAATGTAATGATCGACCATGATAACAGAAAGCTGCGTCTCATAGATTGGGGCTTGGCTGAATTTTATCATCCTGGGCAGGAGTACAATGTTCGAGTTGCTTCTAGGTACTTTAAA GGTCCTGAACTTTTGGTAGATTATCAAATGTATGATTATTCACTTGATATGTGGTCATTAGGGTGCATGTTGGCATCTATGATCTTCCGTAAAGAGCCTTTCTTCCATGGTCATGACAATTATGACCAGCTTGTACGTATTGCTAAAGTGCTGGGAACTGAagaattatttgaatatttggaCAAATATCATATAGAATTGGATCCTCGGTTTAATGATATTCTTGGAAG GCATTCCCGTAAGCGATGGGAACGATTTGTACATTCAGAAAACCAACATTTGGTGTCCCCAGAAGCTCTAGACTTTTTAGACCGTCTGTTGCGCTATGATCACTATGAGCGTTATACTGCTCGTGAAGCAATGGATCATCCATATTTTT ACCCAATAGTGAAGGAGCAAGGGCGTATGGTGTCATCTAACGCTCCATCTCCAAATGCGTTGCAAGGACCAATAATTGCAGCAgaataa
- the LOC121730782 gene encoding casein kinase II subunit alpha isoform X1 gives MTRSSILMIELYYKFYMIFYGVLLLKTYAISGKTIVNKTLGWQRLNTMAVPSRARVYADVNSQKPREYWDYESYVVDWGNQEDYQLVRKLGRGKYSEVFEAINITNNEKCVVKILKPVKKKKIKREIKILENLRGGTNIITLQAVVKDPVSRTPALIFEHVNNTDFKQLYQTLSDYDIRYYLYELLKALDYCHSMGIMHRDVKPHNVMIDHDNRKLRLIDWGLAEFYHPGQEYNVRVASRYFKGPELLVDYQMYDYSLDMWSLGCMLASMIFRKEPFFHGHDNYDQLVRIAKVLGTEELFEYLDKYHIELDPRFNDILGRHSRKRWERFVHSENQHLVSPEALDFLDRLLRYDHYERYTAREAMDHPYFYPIVKEQGRMVSSNAPSPNALQGPIIAAE, from the exons ATGACTAGGAGTAGCATATTAATGATAGAATTATATTACAAGTtttatatgatattttatgggg TATTGTTACTCAAGACTTATGCGATTTCCGGAAAGACGATCGTCAACAAGACCTTAGGTTGGCAAAGGCTAAATACGATGGCAGTGCCTAGTAGAGCGCGGGTGTATGCCGATGTAAACTCACAAAAACCCAGAGAGTACTGGGATTACGAGAGCTATGTCGTCGATTGGGGTAATCAAGAGGACTATCAGTTAGTACGCAAGCTGGGGCGCGGTAAATACAGTGAAGTATTCGAAGCAATAAATATCACAAATAATGAGAAGTgtgtagtaaaaatattaaag CCTGtgaaaaagaagaagataaaaagagaaataaaaatattagaaaacttGAGAGGAGgcacaaatattataacattgcAAGCTGTGGTAAAGGACCCTGTGTCACGTACACCAGCTCTGATCTTTGAACATGTCAACAACACTGACTTTAAGCAGCTGTATCAGACTTTGTCAGACTATGATATAAG ATACTACTTGTATGAACTCCTTAAGGCTTTAGATTATTGTCACAGTATGGGTATAATGCACCGGGATGTTAAGCCTCATAATGTAATGATCGACCATGATAACAGAAAGCTGCGTCTCATAGATTGGGGCTTGGCTGAATTTTATCATCCTGGGCAGGAGTACAATGTTCGAGTTGCTTCTAGGTACTTTAAA GGTCCTGAACTTTTGGTAGATTATCAAATGTATGATTATTCACTTGATATGTGGTCATTAGGGTGCATGTTGGCATCTATGATCTTCCGTAAAGAGCCTTTCTTCCATGGTCATGACAATTATGACCAGCTTGTACGTATTGCTAAAGTGCTGGGAACTGAagaattatttgaatatttggaCAAATATCATATAGAATTGGATCCTCGGTTTAATGATATTCTTGGAAG GCATTCCCGTAAGCGATGGGAACGATTTGTACATTCAGAAAACCAACATTTGGTGTCCCCAGAAGCTCTAGACTTTTTAGACCGTCTGTTGCGCTATGATCACTATGAGCGTTATACTGCTCGTGAAGCAATGGATCATCCATATTTTT ACCCAATAGTGAAGGAGCAAGGGCGTATGGTGTCATCTAACGCTCCATCTCCAAATGCGTTGCAAGGACCAATAATTGCAGCAgaataa